From Cecembia calidifontis, one genomic window encodes:
- a CDS encoding porin family protein: MKRLLFMFYFLNVAVLTYAQDFSIGPKFGLSRSNITVNGDTFESGEEKLGYHLGAFVRMGGHSIFLQPEFLFTQTGGTIIQSTDALDLTYDATFNRIDIPVMFGFKLGGFFRFQAGPIASVLLDYQFEDAFQNALNVDYKSATLGYQAGIGLDIKNLILDFKYENSLSKIARSVAGFETDQRLNQLVLSAGFRLF, encoded by the coding sequence ATGAAAAGGCTCCTTTTTATGTTTTACTTTCTTAATGTGGCAGTTTTAACGTATGCCCAGGATTTTTCTATTGGTCCTAAATTTGGCCTTTCCCGTTCTAACATCACCGTAAATGGAGATACTTTTGAGTCAGGTGAAGAAAAACTCGGCTATCACCTGGGTGCTTTTGTCAGGATGGGTGGGCATTCTATTTTTCTTCAGCCCGAGTTTTTGTTTACCCAAACAGGCGGAACGATCATTCAATCCACGGATGCTTTGGATCTGACCTATGATGCAACTTTTAACAGGATTGATATTCCCGTCATGTTTGGTTTTAAGTTAGGTGGTTTTTTTAGGTTTCAGGCAGGACCTATTGCCTCTGTTTTGTTGGATTACCAATTCGAAGATGCCTTTCAAAATGCCCTAAACGTAGATTATAAATCCGCCACTTTAGGGTATCAGGCGGGCATAGGACTTGATATAAAGAATTTGATTTTGGATTTTAAGTATGAAAATTCATTAAGCAAAATAGCCAGGAGTGTTGCTGGGTTTGAGACGGACCAAAGACTCAACCAGTTAGTTTTATCTGCAGGTTTTAGGTTGTTTTAA
- a CDS encoding WD40/YVTN/BNR-like repeat-containing protein, translating into MNKKLSMIAFWTAAICLAFQTNQAEAQQIRPTSAKEMQESVKKHQEMLENSPYRDYPARNVGPTNMSGRIVDIEVSSDFKTYYVAAASGGVWKTMDNGQSFTPIFDHLGAMGIGDMAIAPSNDHIIWVGTGENNSSRSTYAGAGVYKSSDAGKSWEFMGLPFSQHIGQIQIHPQNPEIVWVGSMGSLYSRNEERGLYKTTDGGKTWKKTLYINDNTGVIDIKIHPQNPNIILAATWERFRQAHDFVGNGKGSGIWRSEDGGDTWTKAMEGFPQDEFVGRIGFDFSVSRPNVVYALLDNQKPQENSRPQGPRNLSKVDLNLESIRSMTVQDILNLEDEKLEKLLRSNRFASKYNSASVKRLLRLGRITPAQIADYHGGGQDANASLFDTSIAGAEVYRSTDAGKSWSKVNESNLDRLYNTYGYYFGEIRVNTQNEEEVFILGVPLLVSRDGGKTFARTDTVGDVHSDHQALWINPQDSKHLILGNDGGLYISYGGGERWDHLNNELTISQFYSIMVDEKTPYNIYGGMQDNGVWYGKSTGKPSDVWTSLMGGDGMVVAVDTRSNDIVYTGFQFGNYFRINTTTGERKMVTPSHDIGRAPNRWNWRTPAILSQHNQDIFYMGSQYVYRSLDRGDTWETISPDLTKNQKSGNVPFATLTVIEESPFEFGTLYAGSDDGNLWVTKDHGSNWADISKGLPQNRWISSITPSQHKEGLVYVTLTGYRFDEFTPFVYKSPDYGKTWTSIAAGLPFEAVNILKEDPKFDNILYVGTDHGLYISTDGGKSYALFQGHLPNVAIYDMAIQKRENELVIGTHGRSVFIIDLKPIHQLVSSNSKEIQVINTSEIRYNPRLSAWYEGIVNKPRQQILFYTPVEGEVKLEIQNDKGEVIQSWLQKARAGFNQSSWEYGEMGRGKYKVYVYSGNDKGELEFEVK; encoded by the coding sequence ATGAACAAAAAACTTTCCATGATCGCTTTTTGGACAGCAGCAATCTGTTTGGCTTTTCAAACCAATCAGGCTGAAGCCCAGCAGATCCGACCCACTTCTGCAAAAGAAATGCAGGAGTCCGTCAAAAAACACCAAGAAATGTTGGAAAACAGCCCATACAGGGATTATCCGGCAAGAAATGTGGGACCTACAAATATGAGCGGCAGGATAGTGGATATTGAGGTCAGCAGTGACTTCAAGACTTACTATGTAGCGGCAGCATCAGGAGGAGTTTGGAAAACCATGGACAACGGGCAATCCTTTACCCCTATTTTTGATCACTTGGGTGCTATGGGGATTGGAGACATGGCCATAGCTCCTTCCAATGATCACATTATTTGGGTTGGTACCGGTGAAAACAATTCCAGCCGGTCTACCTATGCCGGGGCAGGCGTGTACAAAAGCTCTGATGCCGGAAAATCATGGGAATTTATGGGCCTGCCATTTTCGCAGCATATCGGACAGATCCAAATACACCCACAAAACCCGGAAATTGTTTGGGTAGGATCCATGGGCTCACTGTATTCCAGAAATGAAGAAAGAGGATTGTATAAAACCACGGATGGAGGAAAAACCTGGAAGAAAACACTTTATATCAATGACAATACCGGTGTAATTGATATCAAAATCCATCCACAAAACCCCAATATAATCTTGGCTGCAACCTGGGAAAGATTCAGGCAGGCCCATGATTTTGTAGGTAATGGCAAAGGCTCCGGCATTTGGCGTTCTGAAGACGGAGGTGACACTTGGACAAAAGCCATGGAAGGGTTCCCCCAGGATGAATTTGTAGGCAGAATTGGTTTTGACTTTAGTGTAAGCAGGCCTAACGTGGTCTATGCCTTACTGGACAATCAAAAGCCTCAAGAAAATTCCAGGCCACAGGGCCCTAGAAACCTTTCTAAAGTCGACCTCAATTTGGAAAGCATCAGATCCATGACCGTTCAGGATATTTTGAACCTGGAAGATGAAAAACTCGAAAAACTACTTAGAAGCAACAGATTTGCATCGAAATACAATTCGGCCAGTGTTAAAAGGCTGTTAAGATTAGGGAGAATTACTCCAGCCCAAATTGCGGATTACCATGGAGGGGGCCAGGATGCCAATGCCTCTTTGTTCGATACCTCCATTGCGGGTGCTGAAGTTTACCGATCGACAGATGCCGGGAAAAGTTGGTCGAAAGTGAATGAAAGCAATTTAGACAGGCTTTATAACACCTATGGTTATTATTTCGGGGAAATCCGGGTTAACACCCAAAATGAAGAAGAAGTGTTTATCTTAGGTGTACCGCTGCTGGTTTCGAGAGATGGTGGAAAAACTTTCGCCAGGACCGATACGGTCGGTGACGTACATTCTGACCACCAGGCACTTTGGATCAACCCACAAGACAGTAAGCACTTAATACTTGGCAATGATGGGGGGCTTTATATTTCCTATGGTGGGGGAGAAAGGTGGGACCACCTCAACAATGAATTGACCATAAGTCAGTTTTATTCGATCATGGTGGATGAAAAAACACCTTATAATATTTATGGGGGAATGCAGGACAATGGGGTATGGTATGGAAAATCAACTGGAAAACCATCCGATGTCTGGACTTCCCTAATGGGAGGTGATGGCATGGTGGTTGCTGTAGATACCAGAAGCAATGATATAGTCTACACCGGTTTTCAATTTGGAAATTACTTCAGAATCAACACCACAACCGGGGAAAGAAAAATGGTCACCCCATCCCATGATATTGGCAGGGCACCCAATCGTTGGAACTGGAGAACACCTGCCATCCTTAGCCAACATAATCAGGATATTTTCTACATGGGTTCACAGTATGTGTACAGAAGTTTGGATAGAGGGGATACCTGGGAAACCATCTCCCCTGACCTGACCAAGAACCAAAAAAGCGGTAATGTCCCTTTTGCTACCCTGACTGTAATAGAGGAGTCTCCTTTTGAATTCGGAACCCTCTACGCGGGTTCGGATGATGGGAATTTGTGGGTCACCAAAGATCATGGTTCTAATTGGGCGGATATAAGCAAAGGGCTTCCCCAAAATCGCTGGATAAGCAGCATAACCCCTTCCCAACACAAAGAAGGACTTGTTTATGTCACCCTCACTGGATATAGATTTGATGAATTCACGCCTTTTGTTTATAAAAGTCCGGATTATGGAAAAACTTGGACCTCCATTGCTGCCGGATTGCCTTTCGAGGCTGTCAATATTTTAAAAGAAGATCCCAAATTTGACAACATCCTGTATGTTGGAACCGACCATGGACTTTATATCAGTACCGATGGCGGAAAAAGTTATGCACTATTTCAAGGTCACCTTCCCAATGTTGCCATCTATGATATGGCCATTCAAAAAAGAGAAAATGAACTGGTCATAGGCACTCATGGTAGAAGTGTGTTTATTATTGACCTCAAACCCATCCATCAACTTGTCTCTTCTAACTCTAAAGAAATCCAGGTCATCAATACTTCGGAAATCAGGTACAATCCCAGGTTATCTGCTTGGTACGAAGGAATCGTCAATAAACCCAGACAGCAAATACTTTTCTATACTCCAGTGGAAGGGGAAGTGAAGCTGGAAATACAAAATGATAAGGGAGAGGTGATACAATCCTGGTTACAAAAAGCTAGGGCAGGCTTCAATCAGAGTAGTTGGGAATATGGGGAGATGGGAAGAGGAAAATACAAGGTATACGTCTATAGTGGTAATGATAAAGGGGAGTTGGAATTTGAAGTGAAATAA
- a CDS encoding FtsB family cell division protein — protein sequence MAKYLKYTKNFYVVFTLFFLIWMVFMDSNDVFSQFKLRSKLRELEKQKEFYLERKEKIQEDREELMSNYEMLEKFARERYLMKRKTEDLYVVVEE from the coding sequence ATGGCCAAGTACCTGAAATACACCAAAAACTTCTATGTGGTCTTTACCTTGTTTTTTCTTATCTGGATGGTTTTTATGGATTCCAATGATGTCTTTTCACAGTTCAAGTTGAGGTCAAAGCTGAGGGAGTTGGAAAAACAGAAAGAGTTTTACCTCGAGAGAAAGGAGAAGATACAGGAGGACAGAGAGGAACTTATGAGCAACTATGAAATGTTGGAAAAATTTGCAAGGGAAAGGTATTTGATGAAGAGAAAAACCGAGGATCTTTATGTTGTGGTTGAAGAATAA
- a CDS encoding serine O-acetyltransferase — MESLIRKLSQSHKNCPECPAPKVIHTFFDNILGLLFPDFATELMKEEDQIAEKIEELRHKLSRILIRNKHLHDGDGSEIANLFFQKLEQVYDLLIQDVQALFDGDPAAKSTTEVIRCYPGFYAVAAYRVAHLLHSLGVNLIPRMITEYSHSKTGVDIHPGAKIGERFCIDHGTGIVIGETTVIGKCVKIYQGVTLGALSVEKSDADKKRHPTIEDFVVIYAGATILGGDTVIGHHSTIGGNVWLTKSVPANSKIYYQAKMYNPASDETDTYIIKN, encoded by the coding sequence ATGGAATCCCTGATCCGAAAACTTAGTCAATCCCACAAAAACTGTCCGGAATGTCCTGCTCCTAAAGTTATCCATACCTTTTTTGACAATATTCTTGGATTACTTTTTCCGGATTTTGCCACGGAATTGATGAAGGAGGAAGATCAAATTGCAGAAAAAATTGAAGAGTTAAGGCATAAATTGAGCAGGATTCTGATCAGAAACAAGCACCTGCATGATGGGGATGGTTCCGAAATTGCCAACCTTTTTTTTCAAAAATTGGAACAGGTTTATGACCTTTTGATTCAAGATGTACAGGCCTTGTTTGATGGTGATCCTGCTGCTAAAAGCACCACAGAAGTTATTAGGTGCTATCCCGGCTTTTATGCTGTAGCGGCATACAGGGTGGCGCATTTGCTGCATTCATTAGGTGTAAATCTGATCCCCAGGATGATTACAGAATATTCCCATAGCAAAACAGGCGTCGATATTCACCCTGGAGCAAAAATCGGCGAAAGATTCTGCATTGACCATGGGACAGGTATTGTGATAGGAGAGACCACGGTCATCGGGAAATGTGTCAAAATTTATCAGGGCGTGACTTTGGGTGCGCTCAGTGTTGAAAAATCTGACGCCGATAAAAAAAGACATCCAACTATTGAGGACTTTGTAGTGATTTATGCTGGTGCTACTATCCTTGGAGGTGACACGGTAATAGGCCATCATTCTACTATTGGAGGTAATGTATGGCTTACCAAAAGTGTGCCTGCCAATAGCAAAATTTATTATCAGGCTAAGATGTACAATCCAGCTTCTGATGAGACCGATACCTACATAATAAAAAATTAA
- the cysM gene encoding cysteine synthase CysM has product MKLLDLIGNTPLVELSHIPVKPKVKIFCKLEGQNPGGSVKDRAAYNMIKSALERGDIKPGDRLVEATSGNTGIALAMVANVMGLEMTLIMPDNSTRERVLSMEAYGAKVILTPAERTIEYSRELAEEMAQKEGYIILNQFANSDNYLAHYYSTGPEIWKDTHGKVTHFVSAMGTTGTIMGVSMYLKEKNPAIQIVGTQPTHGSNIPGIRRWTPEFLPKIFDASRVDQVIDVSQEEATLMTRRMAREEGILAGMSSGGALHAALKLSESLDEGLIVCITCDRGDRYLSSDLFG; this is encoded by the coding sequence ATGAAATTACTGGATTTGATTGGAAATACCCCTTTGGTGGAGTTGTCTCATATTCCAGTGAAGCCTAAGGTCAAGATTTTTTGTAAGCTGGAAGGCCAAAACCCCGGAGGAAGTGTAAAAGATAGGGCGGCTTACAATATGATAAAAAGTGCCTTGGAAAGAGGGGATATTAAGCCTGGAGATAGACTGGTAGAGGCGACAAGCGGAAATACCGGAATAGCACTTGCCATGGTAGCCAATGTAATGGGGCTGGAGATGACCTTGATTATGCCGGATAATTCCACCAGAGAAAGAGTACTTTCTATGGAAGCTTATGGAGCCAAAGTAATACTAACACCCGCAGAAAGGACGATTGAATATTCCAGAGAATTGGCAGAAGAAATGGCTCAAAAAGAGGGTTATATTATCCTCAATCAATTTGCAAATTCTGATAATTATTTGGCCCATTATTATAGCACTGGTCCTGAAATATGGAAGGATACCCATGGGAAAGTTACCCATTTTGTATCTGCCATGGGTACTACGGGTACCATTATGGGTGTGTCCATGTATTTGAAAGAAAAAAATCCTGCCATTCAGATTGTTGGGACACAGCCCACGCATGGCTCCAATATTCCAGGAATTAGAAGATGGACACCGGAATTTCTTCCCAAGATATTTGATGCTTCCAGGGTGGATCAAGTGATTGATGTAAGTCAGGAAGAAGCGACTTTAATGACAAGGAGGATGGCCAGAGAGGAGGGAATCCTGGCCGGGATGAGCAGTGGGGGGGCACTCCATGCTGCCTTAAAATTGTCGGAGTCTTTGGATGAGGGATTGATTGTTTGCATTACCTGTGATAGAGGAGACAGGTATTTAAGTTCAGATTTGTTTGGATAA
- a CDS encoding DUF4397 domain-containing protein, producing MKSHLIKFSKSIAVLMLLTSSFLWFGCLPDHNDRPLPDAAFVSIYHGSPDAPDLDIYTEARKITQSPLRFGESFPYSQFFTGKRLLRFTPYLAVNTLLESEFTFEKDKVYTLFLANTVSDLEVVQVEDKWSDPDADHAQIRLAHLSPDSGEIEVLLNGNLKLFGEYQGFREISEFKKIEKGKYNVEVKSRVTGEVLVSSSEIDLRGNRVYSLVIRGHETPINGSKPLSIQLITNYIKF from the coding sequence ATGAAATCCCATTTAATTAAATTCAGCAAAAGCATTGCAGTATTAATGCTGCTCACTTCTTCTTTCCTTTGGTTTGGCTGCTTGCCTGATCACAATGACCGTCCTTTACCGGATGCGGCATTTGTTTCCATTTATCATGGCTCACCGGACGCTCCTGATCTTGACATTTATACAGAAGCCAGAAAAATCACGCAATCTCCACTAAGATTTGGAGAGTCCTTCCCTTATAGTCAGTTTTTTACAGGAAAACGACTGTTGAGATTTACTCCCTACCTTGCCGTAAACACCTTATTGGAATCGGAATTTACTTTTGAAAAAGACAAAGTTTATACACTTTTTTTGGCAAATACGGTTTCTGACCTTGAAGTGGTTCAGGTGGAAGATAAATGGAGCGATCCGGATGCTGATCATGCCCAAATAAGGCTTGCCCATTTATCCCCTGATTCCGGAGAAATAGAGGTTCTTTTGAATGGAAACCTAAAGCTTTTCGGGGAATACCAGGGTTTCAGGGAAATTTCCGAATTCAAAAAAATCGAAAAAGGCAAATACAATGTGGAAGTAAAGTCAAGAGTCACCGGAGAAGTATTGGTAAGCAGCAGTGAAATCGACCTAAGGGGAAACCGGGTTTATTCCCTGGTAATCAGAGGACATGAAACACCTATAAACGGTAGTAAACCATTAAGCATCCAACTAATAACCAACTATATTAAATTCTAA
- a CDS encoding Gfo/Idh/MocA family protein, which yields MAQLNRREFLKTGSAATLALASMGLTGMYPINNEQPLKVALIGTGWYGKSDLFRLMQIANCEVVALCDVDSNLLKEAGELVAKRSKSGKTPQLYKDYRELLKNHKLDITVIGSPDHWHALQAIAAIQAGSHVYLQKPISVDVIEGEAVVAAARKYNKKVQVGVQRRSTPHLMDAKKEIIDTGKLGKISHIEICCYYHMRANGNPPEEAVPDFLDYEMWTGPAPLRPYDGLPHIRWWRTFMEYGNGITGDMCVHMLDTVRWLLGLGWPKKITSTGGIYVQKEGKSNISDTQTAIFEYDELNVVWQHRTWGNPVDPEYPWAFKIFGEHGMLAGSTLKAEYFPYGKGEKILYDCLYEREKYPEDLSEDRIELNAAPATRRQMQNLIDAIKQNKLPVADIEEGHISTASCILANISMDLGGRPLVYDPKKMIVVNDPEATSRLRRPYRGPWVHPEPDKV from the coding sequence ATGGCTCAGCTCAACAGAAGAGAATTTCTTAAAACAGGAAGTGCCGCTACCCTAGCCCTTGCCAGTATGGGGCTGACGGGGATGTATCCCATAAATAACGAACAACCTCTAAAAGTTGCCCTAATCGGTACTGGTTGGTATGGAAAAAGCGATCTTTTCAGGTTGATGCAGATAGCCAACTGTGAGGTAGTAGCCCTATGTGATGTGGATTCAAATCTTCTAAAAGAGGCCGGGGAATTAGTAGCTAAAAGGTCAAAATCCGGAAAAACACCACAGCTTTATAAAGACTACAGGGAATTACTCAAAAACCACAAACTCGACATTACCGTCATAGGAAGCCCAGACCATTGGCATGCATTACAGGCTATTGCAGCTATTCAGGCGGGTTCCCATGTTTATCTCCAAAAACCCATTTCCGTAGACGTAATCGAAGGAGAGGCGGTGGTGGCTGCAGCCCGGAAATATAATAAAAAAGTGCAGGTTGGGGTTCAGCGGCGAAGTACTCCCCACCTGATGGATGCCAAAAAAGAAATTATAGATACAGGTAAATTGGGGAAAATATCCCATATCGAGATTTGCTGCTATTATCATATGCGTGCCAATGGCAATCCACCTGAAGAAGCGGTACCGGATTTTCTGGATTACGAAATGTGGACAGGACCTGCCCCCTTGAGACCTTATGATGGACTTCCCCATATCCGATGGTGGAGAACTTTCATGGAATATGGCAACGGTATTACAGGGGACATGTGTGTACACATGTTGGACACTGTCAGATGGCTCTTAGGGTTGGGATGGCCAAAAAAAATCACCTCAACAGGTGGAATTTATGTCCAAAAAGAAGGAAAATCGAATATTTCTGACACCCAGACTGCCATCTTTGAATATGATGAATTGAATGTGGTATGGCAGCATAGAACATGGGGCAACCCTGTCGACCCCGAATATCCATGGGCATTCAAAATATTTGGAGAACATGGCATGTTGGCAGGAAGTACCCTAAAAGCAGAATACTTCCCTTATGGAAAAGGGGAAAAGATCCTTTATGACTGCCTATACGAAAGAGAAAAATACCCTGAAGATCTAAGTGAAGACAGAATTGAACTCAATGCGGCTCCTGCTACAAGGAGACAGATGCAGAACCTGATAGACGCTATCAAACAAAATAAGCTCCCCGTAGCAGATATTGAGGAGGGCCATATTTCAACAGCTTCCTGTATTTTGGCAAATATTTCAATGGATCTGGGAGGTAGGCCACTGGTATATGATCCTAAAAAAATGATCGTTGTCAATGATCCGGAGGCAACTTCAAGACTAAGGAGACCTTACAGAGGACCCTGGGTTCATCCCGAACCCGACAAAGTTTAA
- a CDS encoding Ldh family oxidoreductase — protein sequence MIFSYSRLFEFTQSVLVKIGCPEKDAQLAADVLLSADLRGVDSHGVARLSGYVRLWEKGRINSKPDIRIVHESPSTAVVDGDGGLGLVVAPYAMQVAIEKAKNAGTGWVAVKNSNHYGIAGYHAMMALEHDMIGISLTNASPLVSPTFSKERLLGTNPISVAIPAKEQPPFVADMATTTAANGKLEILQRKNLDAPLGWVQDKEGNPTTDSNGVKKGGALLPLGGDREHGSHKGYALGAIVDIFSAVLSGANYGPWVPPFVAFLDPDPNPVGEGIGHFFGAMRVDAFRPAEEFKTHMDNWITRFRKATPTPGNEKVIIPGDPERELEAERRISGIPLLAPVVEDLSQLGDRFGVKL from the coding sequence ATGATCTTCAGTTATTCCCGCTTATTTGAATTTACGCAGTCTGTTTTGGTAAAAATAGGCTGCCCTGAAAAAGATGCACAACTTGCAGCCGACGTACTCTTATCTGCTGATTTAAGGGGAGTAGATTCACATGGAGTTGCCCGCTTATCAGGATATGTAAGACTTTGGGAAAAAGGCCGGATCAATTCAAAACCGGATATCAGGATTGTCCATGAAAGTCCAAGCACTGCGGTGGTAGATGGAGATGGGGGGCTTGGTTTGGTAGTGGCTCCTTACGCCATGCAGGTAGCCATTGAAAAAGCTAAAAACGCAGGTACAGGCTGGGTGGCCGTCAAAAATTCCAACCATTATGGAATAGCCGGATACCATGCCATGATGGCTCTGGAACACGACATGATAGGCATTTCCCTGACCAATGCCAGTCCTTTGGTAAGTCCGACCTTTTCTAAAGAAAGGCTTTTAGGAACTAACCCCATTTCAGTAGCAATTCCAGCCAAAGAGCAACCCCCATTTGTGGCAGACATGGCTACTACCACTGCTGCCAACGGCAAATTGGAAATCCTGCAAAGAAAAAATCTGGATGCCCCTTTAGGTTGGGTCCAGGACAAAGAAGGTAATCCCACTACTGATTCGAATGGGGTAAAAAAAGGAGGGGCTTTACTTCCATTGGGCGGTGACAGAGAACATGGATCGCACAAAGGCTATGCTTTAGGCGCTATAGTGGATATTTTTTCAGCAGTTTTATCAGGTGCCAATTATGGCCCATGGGTTCCTCCATTTGTGGCATTTCTTGATCCAGACCCCAACCCGGTAGGAGAAGGAATTGGTCACTTCTTCGGTGCCATGAGGGTAGATGCATTCCGTCCCGCAGAAGAATTCAAAACACATATGGATAACTGGATCACCCGGTTCAGAAAAGCCACACCTACGCCGGGAAATGAAAAGGTAATCATCCCGGGAGATCCTGAAAGAGAATTGGAGGCTGAAAGGCGCATCAGTGGCATTCCCCTCCTTGCTCCTGTGGTGGAAGATTTAAGTCAATTGGGAGATAGATTTGGAGTAAAACTTTAA
- a CDS encoding exopolyphosphatase: MIPNKAAIIDMGTNTFHLLLVELYENRFETIYKEKSPVKIGQGGISNNMIHPDAEKRAFYTLQHFKNLIDGEGITNIFAFATSAVRNADNGAEFVEKIREKFKIYVNVIDGEEEAQLIFEGIRLSGALNDQTSLMMDIGGGSVEFIIGNQQQAFWRKSFEIGGQRMLDLFHYHDPILPEEVENLTVYLSEKLQPLAEAIQHYQPTGLVGASGTFDTLSDIYYASLHQTKQRTEQVFQLPREEFEIIARKLLTLNKEERLKIPGMIAMRVDMIVVASCLIEYILKLLPVNILICSNYALKEGVIARLMGKDSLATVESR, translated from the coding sequence ATGATTCCTAATAAGGCAGCAATTATTGACATGGGCACCAATACATTTCATTTGTTATTGGTTGAGTTATACGAGAATCGATTCGAAACCATTTACAAAGAAAAGTCCCCGGTAAAAATCGGACAGGGAGGTATCAGTAATAATATGATCCATCCTGATGCGGAAAAGAGGGCGTTTTATACCCTTCAGCATTTTAAAAATCTGATTGACGGAGAAGGTATCACCAATATTTTTGCTTTTGCCACAAGTGCGGTCCGCAATGCGGATAACGGAGCGGAATTTGTAGAAAAAATCCGTGAAAAATTCAAAATTTATGTGAATGTGATCGATGGTGAAGAAGAAGCCCAGCTGATTTTTGAGGGTATTAGGCTCAGCGGTGCACTTAACGACCAAACCAGCCTGATGATGGACATTGGAGGAGGGTCTGTAGAATTTATTATTGGGAACCAGCAACAGGCCTTTTGGAGAAAAAGCTTTGAAATCGGTGGGCAGCGCATGTTGGATCTTTTTCATTATCATGATCCAATACTACCCGAGGAAGTTGAAAACCTAACTGTTTATCTCTCTGAAAAACTTCAGCCTTTGGCAGAAGCCATTCAACATTATCAGCCAACAGGTCTTGTAGGAGCTTCCGGAACTTTTGACACGCTTTCCGACATTTACTATGCTTCATTGCATCAAACAAAACAGAGAACAGAGCAAGTATTTCAACTACCCCGTGAAGAATTTGAGATCATCGCAAGGAAATTATTGACTTTGAATAAGGAGGAAAGGTTGAAAATCCCTGGAATGATTGCCATGCGGGTGGATATGATTGTCGTGGCATCTTGTTTGATAGAATACATATTAAAATTATTACCTGTCAATATCCTCATCTGTTCCAATTATGCTTTAAAAGAAGGGGTGATTGCCCGGTTGATGGGAAAAGATTCCCTTGCAACGGTTGAAAGCAGGTAA